The DNA segment taaagttgtttagaacgatatttatcataaaactgtattttttatttttcaaaatcactattttttgagctttctctctcctaaccaaataacaactaaataacgggtaaattacatccatgaccACTCaaatttacccattttaatattatggtctctgcacttcaattcttaacaatatggccactgaactttacacttttttaatACCAGTGGCtactcaattttaattaactccTCAAagtgaccgttaacgatcgttaaggacctcaaaatgaaaatatttaagaattaaaattgttcagaacgacatttaccatgaaaccatattttttattttccaaaatcacattttttggagctttctctctctaaaaaaccACTCTCTCTCATAACAaaataacacctaaatgacttcaaaacaaaaattttcaagaattaaagttccttagaataccATTACGctttggtttttttatttttaggccgTCAACGGTTGTTTTGAGGCATTGAGTGACCACcaatgttaaaaaatgtaaagttgagtgactataatgttaaaatgctatgatgttaagaattgaagttcagtggttataatgttaaatgggtaaagttcagtggccatgcatgtaatttacccactaaataacctcaaaacgattttttttttaattaaagtggtatagaatatcattaattcttgatttttttttttattttgagacagTCAACCGTTATTTTGAGCGTTGAGTGGTCACAAgtgtaacaaagtgtaaagttcagtggccatggatgtaatttacccatttatactatatataaaaCGCACTCTTGTCTATTTGCTGCACTCTTCAAATCATCTAACTCATCATTTGATGAACTCACTCATTTTCTAATCTAcaattacatataaattaagATTCATAAAGTCATCCAAATCATGGAAAATATACTAGTTATAGCATTGTTATTGATAGCATCAACTGGTTTTGGAATTGGGGGAGTAAATGGATTAAGGATGGATTATTACTTCATGAGTTGTCCATTTGCTGAGCAAATCGTGCAGAATACAGTTTCTACTGCTTTGCAAGCTGATCCTACTTTGGCTGCTGCTCTTCTTAGAATGCATTTTCATGATTGCTTTATCCAAGTAagtaatttttatgttttaattactGTTTCCTTTATCTGTAAATTCTAGAAAAACCCGACTGTGATTTCGTTAATTTGCAGATGAGTATtagtgttttgtgttttttttccaATAGTAGATTGAATTTTATGAGttcaaaatgtaacataaaagCTAAACTTTACATTTTGATACACTCTCGTAGTTACAAAACTTCAATCAACGTCTCAAAATTACCATTGACGGTCTCAAAGTAGAAGTTTCCaagaattaatgatattctaagcaactttaattcttgaaaattttcattttgaagtcatttaagtgttgtttggttaggagagaaaaCTCAGaaattgtgattttggaaaataaaaaaaatgtggtttcacaCTAAATATGGTTttgaataattttaattcttgaatattttcattttgaggtcgttaaggACTATTTTGATGAGTTAGTTACAGTTTAGTGGTCATATgtgtaacaaagtgtaaagttcagtggcttttatgttacattttaTAGTTCAATAGCCAAATAGTGaaaattggtaaagttcagtagGCATGAATGTAATTTAGGTTGATATTGTCAATTTAACTGCTGTTGATCTTAAAATAGCATTTCAAGAATTGAATTTATTTAGTACGaaatatgttttttaattttcaaaatcatattttttttgagtTTATAGTACCATGAaaacacattttttaattttcaaaatcatttttagagtttttatTACCATGGTATGTAAAAGTCATTGATTTGTAAATGAAAAAATAACTGGGTCCTCtatttttagtgataaaaaaactACAGATACTATCTgcaaattagtgaaaccatatgttttattttaaattaaccatttttaaggataaattaaaaaaacacaGGTGTTACACTTTTTATCAATAGATGCTTGTGGTGGTTTTTGTCCAAACGAGGATCTAAACATTTCACTTTGTTAAAAACGGGGATTTTTTAGTTTAACAGTATAACAATACTGTTAACGACATCAAAATGGAaagtttcaagaattaaagttgtttagtacaaCATTTACGAtgaaactaaattttttattttccaaaatcaccattTCCGGATCTTTCTCACTTTAAACATTCACTTTCTCATTTCTTACCAAACAACacccaaaattaaaaagttcgaagaattaaaattgattagaatatccatgaaattttttaattttaaagtcGTAAACCTTTACTTTAACCATTTTAACAGTGTTTCTTTTAGAATTTACCCTTCCTTTAATTATGATTAGAGAGAattattgattaattgattatgttTATGTTAAATAGGGGTGTGATGGATCGGTTCTGATTGATTCAACCAAAGACAACACAGCAGAAAAGGATTCTCCAGCAAATCTGAGTCTCCGAGGTTATGAAATCATAGATGATGCTAAAGAACAGCTTGAAAATCAGTGTCCTGGCATTGTCTCCTGTGCTGATATTCTTGCTATTGCTGCTAGAGATGCTGTTTTCTGGGTATGCATCTGTTTTTTAATCGGTTAAATGCATGTTCTTAACCGAactttgattgttgtttcaaaatggtaattcaatttcaatttgtctaaataaaattatttaagtttgaattttgtctcaataaagtTATTCCCGCGActctaaaaagaaaaaaaaaatactggaAAAATGACATGAATCTCACATCAGCAGTAGGCAGCCACGTGTCGTTTCGGCCAGCTAAGTGGTAGCTGCATCTTGTTTTGGTCAGCAGTGAAAATTGACTAGTGCTGACGTGAAGGTCACGtcatatttttagataaaattcaaagttgaatgattttattgagataaattaaaGTTCAGCAACCATTTTGAAATAACTGTTAAAGTTCAGTGACTAATGGTACATTTAACCCGTTTTTTAATACATACACAACCTCTTTGAGTTCGCTGTAAAAGTCGATTGTTCTCCGAATTTTGAACACGACTGATTAATTTCTTAAACTTGCTTAAGACAACTTGTTGATTGTctgaatttgcttaaagtaaTACGTATTTCAACTTGTCCAAGTCTTTACTTGTTCTGCCATGTAGAAACTTAGTAGGTTAATTATGTCACTCTAAATAGCTTTAAAAGAATATTGGGTTGCTTTTAAAGTTAGAGGAGTCATTAAAATTTTCGGGACAAGTTTGAAAGGGATGTATCAGGATTTTAACTCCTTAAACTTGATTAAAGTGATACATAtttcaacttgtccaaatttcCACTTGCTCTGTCACATAGAAGTTAGAAGGTTAATCTTATCATTTTAAGCAATTTCAATGGGTTAATCGGTTTCTTTTAAAGTTAGAGGCGTCATTAAACTTTTTGGGACAAGTTTGAAAGGGATGTATCATGCTTTTAACTCcttaaacttacttaaagtgaaTATTATTCGtttaaacttgcttaaactGATACGTAAATTTCAATTTATCTAAATCTCTACTTGATGTGCCACTTAGAACTTGTGGAGTTAATCATGCCACCAATTAAAGCAATTTCGAGAGGCTAATCGGAAATTAGAGGGGTCATTAAACTTTTCATAACAAGTTTGAAAGGGATGCATTAGGATTTTGATgtttaaacttgcttaaagtgatatttactttaatttgttcaaatttCCACTTGCCATGCCACATAGAATTTAGGGAATTAATCACGTCAATTTAAGAAACTTCAAGGCGTTAATTGGTCGCTTTTAAAATTACAAGGGTCATTAGACTTTTCGAAACAAGTTTGAAAGGGGTCATTACATTGGGATTTTAACTCCTTAAAACTcgtttaaaataacatattgaTCTTCTGAACTAGCTTAAAGTGCTCATATACTTCAACTGGTTCTCCCACCTAAAACTTAATAGATTAAATTAAAGGGGCATTACACTTTTCAGCTTGATAGCGATATATTAggcttttatattttaaaagtgtAATACATCCTCAATTCTTTAAGTTGTCCAAAAATTACAACTGACTCCTGAATTTCAAAACGTTGTAACTAACTCGCTTAGTAGGAGGTCAGTTGTAACGTTTTGAAGTTCCAATCACACACTGTCATGTGCATTTAaggagttatttgttccaaataaacaaACTGAGTAATTAGTTGTAACGTTTTGTGGGATATTATGCCTATTCTAACACTTGCAtaatttttagggtaaataatttattagtcctctagtttttacctaacatactgtttagtccccctattttgaaaaacacattttaaggtccctatcttttactAATATTAACcatgtggtccttttatctatttttttatatttttaaccgaacatatcttaacttttaggacaaccacagtacaatacaagttgactatgttactctgttattctatatatatctatttatgctaaaatataacggttacaagtctaaaaaaactagataaaaggaccaaagggttaatattggcaaaagctagggaccttataatgtatttttgaaaatatgaggactaaacagtgtgttaggtaaaaactaggggactaataaattatttaccctaatttttATAAGAATTGATTAATTATAAGGTTGATTTGCAGGCAGGTGGGCCCAGATATGAAATTGCAAAAGGAAGAAAGGATGGAAAAAGGTCTAGAATAGAAGATACAATAAACTTGCCTTTTCCCACTTTCAATGCCACTGAACTCATCAATCAATTTGGTCAACATGGTTTTAGTGTCCAAGATATGGTTGCTTTGTCCGGTAAGCATCCGTAACAATTTGATCCGATCTAATACTACGTAGATATTATCTGTTTGGGGTCGGTTTTCATTCATTGAGCTACAAGGCTTTAAAATACGTATACTTATATTAGAAACACACCTTACTAATATAAACTAGTCTAGTGAAATAGCCATACAAAAAAACGATCGGGTGGTCCATAGACGAAAATATATTGAAATTGACAGATATTTTTGGATGAAGTATCCGCGACACCTATTTTTGTCGCCGATTCATCACTAAGTAACGAATGAAATTCACATTTAGTGACGGAAAATTTCCAcgctaattatatatatttgtgaTGAGAATAAAACTTGACCCTAATGATTTTTAGGATGTACAAATTTAGGTCTCCGAATGAAATGGTGCAAAGTTAACCTTAACTttttcaagcaagatcaattttagctttatgttatcgaaaattttaaagatttggtttgattgttatttaactgtcatatcAGACCTTCCAAACTAgcttgtcgataaattgaagtaGTTTCGTACTTTTTAGTTaactatttataactatattagaAACACattaaacattttagacactttgataaaaatataggtaaattccaaaaaaaacccctgtggtttcaccgatttccaaataaacccctgtggtttgtttttaccaaaaaaaaggacgtg comes from the Euphorbia lathyris chromosome 5, ddEupLath1.1, whole genome shotgun sequence genome and includes:
- the LOC136228605 gene encoding peroxidase 47; translation: MENILVIALLLIASTGFGIGGVNGLRMDYYFMSCPFAEQIVQNTVSTALQADPTLAAALLRMHFHDCFIQGCDGSVLIDSTKDNTAEKDSPANLSLRGYEIIDDAKEQLENQCPGIVSCADILAIAARDAVFWAGGPRYEIAKGRKDGKRSRIEDTINLPFPTFNATELINQFGQHGFSVQDMVALSGAHTLGVARCSSFKGRLNGADTTMDSGFAQTLSKTCSNGDNAELAFDQTRNTFDNFYFNALQRKSGVLFSDQTLFSSPRTRNIVNAYAFNTAMFFLDFQRAMVKMSLLDVKEGSNGEVRESCRRIN